A region from the Bactrocera dorsalis isolate Fly_Bdor chromosome 1, ASM2337382v1, whole genome shotgun sequence genome encodes:
- the LOC105229291 gene encoding ski oncogene isoform X1, whose protein sequence is MTEYVTPNIHTVLKKYQTSAPKSLQGPGHALPVAGCQTGPNCPLDATLTGVSGSGGNHTDLNTGGVRNVCSGHLSVGNLPSNGSSSSVHKISSTCPQIVSSQSCLNSPNAGSALPPVAPLIKKEVLSSPEPHELGEILPSQSLPLPLSMSSQTTQPQSQTVPSQPPVTTVKIIPPPPPELSQPIFTAPDSGSGVLYETRLEGKTIGCFSLGGEMRLCLPQFLNNVLADFTLDQINRIFDELGIYCSQCSPDQLLEFKAAKILPTDVKASGLITRTDAERLCAALLHRVDRNNYISDDDIPKGAISFKVYHRCFGKCDGICTPELYSYTKPTCIMCLECKGWFSPQKFVGHVHREVENRTCHWGFDSRNWHDYLHVALDVENREKYQKILDELKEVEIKEALKAQNEILYMKRKVTNEIYNRSNVINLHLFVFVIVYLE, encoded by the coding sequence atgactgAATACGTTACGCCCAATATTCACACAGTGCTCAAAAAGTATCAGACAAGTGCACCAAAAAGTTTGCAGGGACCTGGTCATGCGTTACCCGTTGCTGGCTGCCAGACCGGCCCCAATTGCCCGCTTGATGCCACTTTGACTGGCGTGAGTGGCAGCGGTGGCAACCACACAGACCTAAACACTGGTGGCGTTCGTAATGTTTGTTCTGGGCATCTGTCGGTTGGGAATTTGCCATCAAACGGTTCCTCTAGTAGTGTCCACAAAATATCGTCTACCTGCCCGCAAATAGTATCATCACAATCTTGCTTGAATTCACCAAATGCGGGTTCCGCCTTGCCACCGGTCGCACCGCTGATTAAAAAAGAAGTTCTCAGCTCACCCGAACCACATGAACTGGGAGAAATATTGCCATCGCAATCATTGCCACTTCCGTTGTCGATGTCGTCACAAACAACGCAACCTCAATCCCAAACAGTTCCTTCTCAGCCTCCTGTTACCACAGTTAAAATTATACCACCCCCACCACCGGAGTTGTCACAACCCATCTTTACCGCACCAGACTCGGGCTCTGGTGTATTATACGAAACGCGATTGGAAGGAAAAACTATTGGCTGTTTCTCGCTAGGTGGAGAAATGCGTTTGTGTCTGCCTCAGTTTCTAAACAATGTACTAGCCGATTTTACACTTGATCAAATAAATCGCATATTTGATGAATTGGGCATCTATTGTTCTCAATGTTCACCTGATCAACTGTTAGAAttcaaagcagcaaaaattttgCCTACGGATGTGAAGGCGTCCGGTTTGATAACACGCACTGATGCAGAGCGTTTGTGCGCAGCACTTTTACATCGGGTAGATCGAAATAATTACATTAGCGATGACGACATCCCGAAAGGTGCCATTTCCTTCAAAGTATATCACCGCTGTTTCGGGAAATGTGATGGTATCTGCACACCCGAACTTTACTCATACACAAAGCCAACTTGCATCATGTGTCTGGAATGTAAGGGATGGTTTTCACCACAGAAGTTTGTGGGCCATGTTCATCGGGAAGTCGAAAATCGAACATGCCATTGGGGCTTCGATTCACGCAATTGGCATGACTATTTACATGTTGCTTTAGATGTCGAAAATCGAGAAAAGTATCAGAAGATTTTGGATGAGCTGAAGGAGGTTGAGATCAAGGAAGCGCTAAAGGCACAAAATGAAATACTCTACATGAAACGAAAGGTAACTAACGAAATTTACAATAGATCCAATGTGATAAATCtgcatttatttgtatttgtaattgtatACCTTGAATAA
- the LOC105229291 gene encoding ski oncogene isoform X2 has product MTEYVTPNIHTVLKKYQTSAPKSLQGPGHALPVAGCQTGPNCPLDATLTGVSGSGGNHTDLNTGGVRNVCSGHLSVGNLPSNGSSSSVHKISSTCPQIVSSQSCLNSPNAGSALPPVAPLIKKEVLSSPEPHELGEILPSQSLPLPLSMSSQTTQPQSQTVPSQPPVTTVKIIPPPPPELSQPIFTAPDSGSGVLYETRLEGKTIGCFSLGGEMRLCLPQFLNNVLADFTLDQINRIFDELGIYCSQCSPDQLLEFKAAKILPTDVKASGLITRTDAERLCAALLHRVDRNNYISDDDIPKGAISFKVYHRCFGKCDGICTPELYSYTKPTCIMCLECKGWFSPQKFVGHVHREVENRTCHWGFDSRNWHDYLHVALDVENREKYQKILDELKEVEIKEALKAQNEILYMKRKVRNIDRYLICKCE; this is encoded by the coding sequence atgactgAATACGTTACGCCCAATATTCACACAGTGCTCAAAAAGTATCAGACAAGTGCACCAAAAAGTTTGCAGGGACCTGGTCATGCGTTACCCGTTGCTGGCTGCCAGACCGGCCCCAATTGCCCGCTTGATGCCACTTTGACTGGCGTGAGTGGCAGCGGTGGCAACCACACAGACCTAAACACTGGTGGCGTTCGTAATGTTTGTTCTGGGCATCTGTCGGTTGGGAATTTGCCATCAAACGGTTCCTCTAGTAGTGTCCACAAAATATCGTCTACCTGCCCGCAAATAGTATCATCACAATCTTGCTTGAATTCACCAAATGCGGGTTCCGCCTTGCCACCGGTCGCACCGCTGATTAAAAAAGAAGTTCTCAGCTCACCCGAACCACATGAACTGGGAGAAATATTGCCATCGCAATCATTGCCACTTCCGTTGTCGATGTCGTCACAAACAACGCAACCTCAATCCCAAACAGTTCCTTCTCAGCCTCCTGTTACCACAGTTAAAATTATACCACCCCCACCACCGGAGTTGTCACAACCCATCTTTACCGCACCAGACTCGGGCTCTGGTGTATTATACGAAACGCGATTGGAAGGAAAAACTATTGGCTGTTTCTCGCTAGGTGGAGAAATGCGTTTGTGTCTGCCTCAGTTTCTAAACAATGTACTAGCCGATTTTACACTTGATCAAATAAATCGCATATTTGATGAATTGGGCATCTATTGTTCTCAATGTTCACCTGATCAACTGTTAGAAttcaaagcagcaaaaattttgCCTACGGATGTGAAGGCGTCCGGTTTGATAACACGCACTGATGCAGAGCGTTTGTGCGCAGCACTTTTACATCGGGTAGATCGAAATAATTACATTAGCGATGACGACATCCCGAAAGGTGCCATTTCCTTCAAAGTATATCACCGCTGTTTCGGGAAATGTGATGGTATCTGCACACCCGAACTTTACTCATACACAAAGCCAACTTGCATCATGTGTCTGGAATGTAAGGGATGGTTTTCACCACAGAAGTTTGTGGGCCATGTTCATCGGGAAGTCGAAAATCGAACATGCCATTGGGGCTTCGATTCACGCAATTGGCATGACTATTTACATGTTGCTTTAGATGTCGAAAATCGAGAAAAGTATCAGAAGATTTTGGATGAGCTGAAGGAGGTTGAGATCAAGGAAGCGCTAAAGGCACAAAATGAAATACTCTACATGAAACGAAAG
- the LOC105229290 gene encoding ATP-dependent DNA helicase PIF1, whose translation MDLNDAVLTCAVNILWTNAVGVTGKKMVFKTATLRLIRNDVRELFIEVAGEKTKPIKFKLKDVMVHKKFMSEGKATINFKIENCSMYLSNAPPGTLMYFLRTIFIKLNGGVHKDEATTQKQLRAHMLSGKPSNFEEVSPITTTEMIMARKKAGLLGRGSATTPSPLAAKKRRFEDIKMGDGKVTSNAPAAKRLYQDKSTPSLGMEDNVKLCEEQLEVLRACTSGKNVFFTGSAGTGKSFLLRKIISALPPDGTMATASTGVAACLIGGTTLHAFAGIGGGDYGLTRCIELASRAASAQIWRKCKRLIIDEISMVDGQYFEKIEAVARHVRKNDKPFGGIQLILCGDFLQLPPVVKNENNSNPTQRFCFQSNAWEKCIECVFELKEVHRQSDPEFVNILNHIRIGHINEEITKRLRATSKQKIEGGGILATQLCSHTNDAQSINETKLESLEGENILFRSEDSDANMVKQLDSQLQATSQLYLKINAQVMLLKNINISAGLVNGARGVVVRFEKGLPVVRFKNNREYVCSHEKWIIKTASGGTITRRQVPLKLAWAFSIHKSQGLTLDCVEMSLSKVFEAGQAYVALSRAKSLDSLRILDFDPKQVWANAQVLQYYKLFRRRLHDSTMIPLGAKNIKREKNNDPKSSALSKLKKSLMDKPLVSIS comes from the exons atggatCTAAATGATGCAGTCCTGACTTGTGCCGTCAATATCTTATGGACTAATGCAGTCGGTGTGACAgggaaaaaaatggtttttaagACAGCTACATTACGTTTAATACGAAATGATGTAAGGGAACTTTTCATTGAAGTCGCCGGTGAAAAAACTAAACCAATAAAATTTAAGCTGAAAGATGTGATGGTACATAAGAAATTTATGTCGGAAGGCAAAGCgacaattaatttcaaaattgaaaactgTTCAATGTATTTGTCAAATGCGCCACCTGGCACCTTAATGTATTTTCTCCGCacgatatttataaaattaaatggtggagTTCATAAGGATGAGGCTACTACTCAAAAACAGTTAAGAGCTCATATGTTGTCAGGAAAGCCTAGTAATTTTGAAGAGGTCTCTCCCATAACAACAACAGAGATGATTATGGCTAGGAAAAAGGCTGGTTTATTAGGACGTGGCTCTGCGACAACGCCATCACCACTGGCTGCTAAAAAACGACGATTCGAAGATATTAAGATGGGTGATGGAAAGGTGACTTCTAATGCACCAGCAGCGAAAAGGCTTTATCAAGATAAAAGTACACCTTCGCTAGGAATGGAAGACAATGTGAAACTTTGTGAGGAACAATTGGAAGTTTTACGTGCATGCACTTCAGGCAAGAACGTGTTTTTCACAGGCTCTGCAGGTACAGGGAAAAGTTTCCTGTTACGAAAAATTATTTCAGCTTTACCACCAGACGGTACTATGGCGACTGCGTCTACAGGTGTTGCTGCTTGTCTGATTG GTGGCACAACCTTGCATGCTTTTGCCGGTATTGGCGGTGGTGACTATGGACTAACACGTTGCATTGAATTAGCCTCGCGAGCTGCAAGTGCTCAGATTTGGAGGAAATGTAAAAGACTCATTATAGATGAAATATCTATGGTGGATGGACAGTATTTTGAG aaaataGAAGCAGTTGCAAGACATGTGCGTAAAAATGACAAACCTTTTGGCGGAATACAACTGATATTATGCGGAGATTTCTTACAACTACCGCCTGtggtaaaaaatgaaaacaattcgAATCCAACCCAACGTTTTTGCTTCCAATCAAACGcctgggagaaatgcatagagTGCGTCTTTGAGTTGAAAGAAGTACACAGACAATCCGATCCagaatttgtaaatatattaaatcatATACGAATTGGGCatattaatgaagaaattacAAAACGTCTACGAGCTACATCTAAACAAAAGATTGAAGGTGGTGGTATTCTAGCAACTCAACTTTGTTCACACACAAACGACGCGCAATCTATAAATGAAACAAAGCTTGAAAGTTTAGAAGgcgaaaacattttatttcggTCTGAGGACTCCGATGCGAATATGGTGAAACAATTGGACTCACAATTGCAGGCAACTTCACagctatatttaaaaattaatgctcAGGTAATGctgctaaaaaatattaatatatctgCTGGTCTGGTAAATGGAGCCCGTGGTGTTGTGGTGCGCTTTGAAAAGGGACTACCAGTAgtacgatttaaaaataatcgtgAATACGTTTGTAGTCATGAGAAATGGATTATAAAAACAGCATCGGGTGGTACAATAACACGTAGACAAGTGCCTTTGAAATTAGCATGGGCTTTTTCAATCCACAAAAGTCAAGGACTGACATTGGATTGCGTTGAGATGTCTCTGTCGAAAGTATTTGAAGCTGGGCAGGCATATGTTGCGTTATCACGCGCGAAATCATTGGACTCCTTACGAATATTAGATTTCGATCCAAAACAAGTTTGGGCCAATGCACAGGTCCTTCAGTATTACAAGCTATTTCGTAGACGTCTACATGACAGTACAATGATACCACTAGGTGCAAAGAACATAAaacgtgaaaaaaataatgatccAAAATCGAGTGCTTTATCCAAATTGAAGAAGAGCCTAATGGATAAACCATTAGTATCTATTAGCTAA
- the LOC105229289 gene encoding NADH dehydrogenase [ubiquinone] 1 beta subcomplex subunit 10 has product MPEPRSPMASFAQSVSNIIDGPVTWFRESIVEPNQKKQPWYHQRFQRVPTIDQCYTDDAVCRFEADQQFRRDRMVENEIVSILRQRFEDCTMYEAPDHIKKCKPILEQYEKAAENWFIKYGDLGGYANAKSAYMKQKHRLIWERRHGQVGSGMKTEEVPSSFVAEEE; this is encoded by the exons ATGCCGGAACCAAGGAGCCCAATGGCAAGTTTTGCCCAATCAGTGAGCAATATTATCGATGGGCCCGTAACATGGTTCAGAG AATCTATTGTTGAGCCTAATCAGAAGAAACAACCGTGGTATCATCAACGTTTTCAACGTGTTCCTACAATCGATCAGTGTTACACTGACGATGCTGTTTGCCGTTTTGAAGCCGATCAACAATTTCGCCGGGATCGAATGGTTGAAAATGAAATCGTATCAATTTTACGCCAACGTTTCGAGGATTGTACAATGTATGAAGCGCCCGatcatattaaaaaatgcaaGCCTATTTTAGAACAATATGAAAAGGCTGCTGAAAATTGGTTTATTAAAT ATGGGGATTTAGGTGGCTATGCTAATGCTAAAAGTGCATACATGAAGCAGAAACATCGTTTGATCTGGGAGCGTCGCCATGGACAAGTCGGCAGTGGAATGAAAACAGAGGAAGTACCATCTAGTTTTGTTGCGGAGGAAGAGTAA